The proteins below are encoded in one region of Colletotrichum lupini chromosome 5, complete sequence:
- a CDS encoding murein transglycosylase has protein sequence MKATYFLGFVSAWRAAAQLTGAVGPTTSLSQKTTECNILNYGAVNDNSTDAADAVEKAFKTCVLPHAGSRLIVPDGQYLIKRTVILSNGTNWAFQLDGLITLAYGGNWTVDRELILQGFAGVGPLNATINGEGDGQFLQNGITIINPVDFEFYSKNGKGAIQGQGYLYRNLANTFRPRLIRLISPINTAVHDLILVDSPKFHIVFDFAVNLEVYHLTIRGANLGSYDGVDVVGTNYWIHDIEVTNRDECVSVKSPSNHALVENLVCNQAGSGISIGSLNVSASIANIGNNIAFIKTYPGGSGYVTNVTFENFRSKASLYGLDVNQYWQNTFEPDTGAVALSNLVFRNFSGSVADGAKRPPLYLIANDLTYATNVTVEKFSLWTESGTSVVNKISNIFGAGDNSYGTGNGIKSLAAKASPAPYTSTYTITASPTGWTAPPSPTWALPNTGYGTDVPIPVYTPAPLWKPEGDYDKHYWGSF, from the exons ATGAAAGCCACTTACTTCTTAGGCTTCGTCTCAGCATGGCGGGCGGCAGCTCAGCTTACTGGTGCGGTCGGACCAACCACAAGTTTGAGCCAGAAAACAACAGAGTGTAATATCCTGAACTACGGAGCAGTTAACGATAACTCCACAGACGCCGCTGATGCCGTAGAGAAAGCTTTCAAGACATGCGTCCTACCTCACGCGGGAAGCCGGCTCATTGTCCCTGATGGCCAGTACCTGATCAAGCGCACGGTGATTCTGTCGAATGGAACCAATTGGGCTTTTCAACTCGACGGTCTCATTACCCTGGCGTACGGTGGCAACTGGACTGTTGATCGTGAGTTGATCTTGCAAGGCTTCGCTGGAGTTGGGCCGCTGAACGCAACCATCAACGGCGAAGGCGATGGCCAATTTCTGCAGAACGGCATCACAATCATCAATC CCGTCGACTTCGAGTTTTACTCCAAGAATGGGAAGGGTGCCATTCAGGGTCAAGGCTACCTGTACAGAAACCTCGCCAA CACTTTCCGTCCCCGACTGATCCGCCTGATTTCTCCCATCAACACTGCAGTCCATGATCTTATTCTGGTTGACAGTCCTAAGTTTCATATTGTCTTCGATTTTGCTGTCAACCTTGAGGTTTACCACCTAACAATCCGAGGCGCTAACCTTGGCTCATATGATGGTGTCGACGTAGTGGGCACGAATTACTGGATCCACGACATTGAG GTCACCAACCGAGACGAGTGCGTTTCCGTCAAGAGCCCTTCTAACCATGCTTTGGTAGAGAATTTGGTCTGCAACCAAGCAGGATCTGGAATCTCTATCGGCAGTTTGAATGTCTCTGCTTCCATCGCCAACATC GGAAACAACATCGCATTCATCAAGACATACCCTGGAGGCTCAGGGTATGTCACAAACGTGACATTCGAAAACTTTCGCTCCAAGGCATCTCTCTATGGGTTGGACGTCAACCAATACTGGCAAAACACATTTGAGCCAGATACCGGTGCTGTTGCTCTGAGCAATCTCGTCTTCCGCAACTTCTCCG GCTCCGTCGCCGATGGTGCTAAGCGGCCACCTTTGTATCTGATCGCTAATGACCTGACATATGCTACAAATGTTACTGTGGAGAAATTCAGTCTCTGGACAGAGTCTGGTACTAGCGTCGTCAATAAAATTAGCAACATCTTTGGCGCCGGAGATAACTCTTATGGGACGGGCAACGGTATCAAATCACTTGCAGCTAAGGCGTCACCTGCACCCTACACCAGTACCTATACTATCACGGCATCACCGACAGGTTGGACGGCCCCTCCGTCGCCAACTTGGGCCTTGCCAAATACCGGATATGGAA CCGACGTCCCCATTCCGGTCTATACTCCGGCACCGCTTTGGAAGCCCGAAGGCGATTATGACAAGCATTATTGGGGGTCGTTCTGA